From a single Brevinematia bacterium genomic region:
- a CDS encoding glycosyl hydrolase 108 family protein produces MDKRFTRFFEDILKHEGGYVNHPADKGGETKYGISKRAYPNLDIKNLTKEQAMEIYYRDYWIKSNANEIAEYSFQIATKYCDIAINMGISTARMLLRNALKTVGIDTSDIISGVKQAVEQGKKDVLLMALKQEQIQRYYSIVSRNPTQEVFLKGWLRRASYEGVKEWG; encoded by the coding sequence ATGGATAAAAGATTTACAAGGTTTTTTGAGGACATACTCAAGCACGAAGGCGGGTATGTTAATCATCCTGCAGACAAAGGCGGGGAGACTAAGTATGGTATAAGCAAAAGAGCATACCCGAATCTGGATATCAAAAACCTTACCAAGGAGCAGGCGATGGAGATATACTACAGAGACTACTGGATAAAAAGCAACGCAAATGAGATAGCAGAGTATAGTTTTCAGATTGCTACTAAATACTGCGATATAGCGATAAACATGGGAATAAGCACAGCAAGGATGCTTCTTAGAAACGCGTTAAAAACAGTAGGAATAGATACAAGCGATATCATCAGTGGTGTTAAGCAGGCGGTAGAGCAAGGCAAGAAGGATGTCTTACTGATGGCACTAAAACAGGAACAGATACAAAGGTATTACAGCATTGTCTCCAGAAACCCGACGCAGGAAGTATTTCTAAAAGGCTGGCTTAGAAGAGCTAGCTACGAAGGAGTAAAAGAATGGGGGTAG